Proteins from a single region of Bombus vancouverensis nearcticus chromosome 5, iyBomVanc1_principal, whole genome shotgun sequence:
- the LOC117163182 gene encoding uncharacterized protein LOC117163182 — protein MDLVYVPEILTYGFFRAPQYRDYEQPWNKDYFNCGKTTQVHSQRLPQQHHEQKAFSKENCYLCRENKRRSLAAYIREKSRRNSCQEIHEEEEERDCTDTKEGITKTDKKTSKKVLENNGCIKMDNITKNVK, from the exons ATGGATTTAGTCTACGTTCCCGAAATCTTGACCTATGGTTTCTTTAGAGCTCCTCAGTATCGGGACTACGAGCAGCCGTGGAATAAAGATTATTTTAATTGTG GTAAGACAACACAAGTTCATTCTCAACGATTGCCACAACAACACCATGAACAAAAAGCATTTTCGAAAGAAAATTGTTACTTGTGCCGCGAGAACAAGAGAAGAAGTCTCGCGGCTTATATACGAGAGAAATCGCGAAGGAATTCTTGCCAAGAAAttcacgaagaagaagaagaacgtgACTGCACAGACACTAAAGAAGGAATCACGAAAACTGATAAGAAAACGTCAAAGAAAGTTTTAGAAAATAACGGATGTATAAAAATGGATAACATAACAAAAAACGTCAAATAG
- the Catsup gene encoding zinc transporter catecholamines up isoform X1, with translation MITTAQDNQRRSHANKWISRIALGTFLLLILLNLPTLCQAHYHDESPSFKYSKEANEMYLEKQHSIYHNEIIHQHKHEDDNYDHRQKSVLSDRTYKEVIFRATASTLIISAAPFLILFFVPLDNTKESEPLLKILLSFASGGLLGDAFLHLIPHALVPHTHLSSEEVHSHSHSHNQGDEESEHGHDMSVGLCVLLGIIMFLIVEKAVRIIKTDHGHIHVHNVTENLSKKNKNDKKLQKGSDKSDVDFKEKVENSENEIKIAGYLNLVADFLHNFTDGLAIGASYLAGKNIGYITTFTILLHEVPHEIGDFAILIQSGYSKRKAMMLQLTTAVGALLGTYVSLLAEGMGKSDLATMWILPFTAGGFIYIATVSVIPELLIDTNFRQSVKEIIALLLGVYMMVLIAEYE, from the exons ATGATCACGACGGCACAGGATAACCAACGAAGAAGCCATGCGAATAAATGGATTTCACGAATAGCACTTGGGACGTTTTTATTACTTATACTTCTAAACTTGCCGACTCTTTGTCAAGCTCATTACCATGACGAGTCACCAAGTTTTAAGTATTCCAAGGAAGCTAATGAAATGTACTTAGAAAAACAACATTCTATATATCATAATGAAATTATACATCAACATAAACATGAAGATGATAACTATGACCATCGGCAGAAATCAGTTTTGTCTGACAGGACTTACAAAGAAGTGATTTTCAGAGCTACTGCATCTACCTTAATTATATCAGCAGCACCCTTCCTTATTTTGTTCTTTGTACCTCTAGATAATACTAAAGAAAGTGAACCACTGTTAAAGATATTATTAAGTTTTGCATCTGGTGGTTTATTAGGAGATgcatttttacatttaattcCTCATGCTTTGGTTCCTCATACACATCTGTCTTCCGAAGAAGTACATTCGCATTCACATTCTCATAACCAAGGTGATGAAGAATCAGAACATGGACATGATATGTCTGTTGGTTTATGTGTATTATTAGGTATCATTATGTTTTTAATTGTTGAAAAAGCAGTGAGAATTATTAAAACAGACCATGgtcatatacatgtacataatgTCACAGAAAACCTgtcaaaaaaaaataaaaatgataagaaattacaGAAAGGTTCTGATAAATCTGATGTAGATTTTaaagaaaaagtagaaaattctgagaatgaaataaaaattgctGGTTATTTAAATTTAGTTGCTGATTTTTTACACAATTTCACAGATGGTCTTGCTATTGGAGCTAGCTATTTAGCTGGTAAAAATATTGGCTATATTACCACATTTACAATTTTGTTACATGAGGTACCTCATGAAATAGGAGACTTTGCTATTTTAATACAAAGTGGTTATAGTAAAAGAAAA GCCATGATGCTTCAACTTACAACTGCTGTAGGTGCTTTATTAGGAACTTATGTATCGTTACTTGCAGAAGGCATGGGTAAGA gtGATCTTGCAACTATGTGGATTCTTCCATTCACAGCTGGTGGATTTATTTATATAGCTACTGTTTCTGTAATACCAGAACTTCTAATAGATACTAATTTTAGGCAGTCTGTAAAAGAAATTATTGCGCTTCTCTTAGGTGTATATATGATGGTACTTATAGCAGAGTATGAatag
- the Catsup gene encoding zinc transporter catecholamines up isoform X2 produces MITTAQDNQRRSHANKWISRIALGTFLLLILLNLPTLCQAHYHDESPSFKYSKEANEMYLEKQHSIYHNEIIHQHKHEDDNYDHRQKSVLSDRTYKEVIFRATASTLIISAAPFLILFFVPLDNTKESEPLLKILLSFASGGLLGDAFLHLIPHALVPHTHLSSEEVHSHSHSHNQGDEESEHGHDMSVGLCVLLGIIMFLIVEKAVRIIKTDHGHIHVHNVTENLSKKNKNDKKLQKGSDKSDVDFKEKVENSENEIKIAGYLNLVADFLHNFTDGLAIGASYLAGKNIGYITTFTILLHEVPHEIGDFAILIQSGYSKRKAMMLQLTTAVGALLGTYVSLLAEGMGDLATMWILPFTAGGFIYIATVSVIPELLIDTNFRQSVKEIIALLLGVYMMVLIAEYE; encoded by the exons ATGATCACGACGGCACAGGATAACCAACGAAGAAGCCATGCGAATAAATGGATTTCACGAATAGCACTTGGGACGTTTTTATTACTTATACTTCTAAACTTGCCGACTCTTTGTCAAGCTCATTACCATGACGAGTCACCAAGTTTTAAGTATTCCAAGGAAGCTAATGAAATGTACTTAGAAAAACAACATTCTATATATCATAATGAAATTATACATCAACATAAACATGAAGATGATAACTATGACCATCGGCAGAAATCAGTTTTGTCTGACAGGACTTACAAAGAAGTGATTTTCAGAGCTACTGCATCTACCTTAATTATATCAGCAGCACCCTTCCTTATTTTGTTCTTTGTACCTCTAGATAATACTAAAGAAAGTGAACCACTGTTAAAGATATTATTAAGTTTTGCATCTGGTGGTTTATTAGGAGATgcatttttacatttaattcCTCATGCTTTGGTTCCTCATACACATCTGTCTTCCGAAGAAGTACATTCGCATTCACATTCTCATAACCAAGGTGATGAAGAATCAGAACATGGACATGATATGTCTGTTGGTTTATGTGTATTATTAGGTATCATTATGTTTTTAATTGTTGAAAAAGCAGTGAGAATTATTAAAACAGACCATGgtcatatacatgtacataatgTCACAGAAAACCTgtcaaaaaaaaataaaaatgataagaaattacaGAAAGGTTCTGATAAATCTGATGTAGATTTTaaagaaaaagtagaaaattctgagaatgaaataaaaattgctGGTTATTTAAATTTAGTTGCTGATTTTTTACACAATTTCACAGATGGTCTTGCTATTGGAGCTAGCTATTTAGCTGGTAAAAATATTGGCTATATTACCACATTTACAATTTTGTTACATGAGGTACCTCATGAAATAGGAGACTTTGCTATTTTAATACAAAGTGGTTATAGTAAAAGAAAA GCCATGATGCTTCAACTTACAACTGCTGTAGGTGCTTTATTAGGAACTTATGTATCGTTACTTGCAGAAGGCATGG gtGATCTTGCAACTATGTGGATTCTTCCATTCACAGCTGGTGGATTTATTTATATAGCTACTGTTTCTGTAATACCAGAACTTCTAATAGATACTAATTTTAGGCAGTCTGTAAAAGAAATTATTGCGCTTCTCTTAGGTGTATATATGATGGTACTTATAGCAGAGTATGAatag